From the Rhodoferax sp. WC2427 genome, one window contains:
- the creC gene encoding two-component system sensor histidine kinase CreC has product MHLGIRILFGFFLITGLAGFFVLRIFVAEVKPSVREVMEDMMVDTANILAELAADDLRAGRMAQGQFATQVAAYARRPIDARIWGLDKQSLDFRVYVTDAKGLVVFDSAHAALGQDYSQWRDVARTLRGEYGARATREVQRDDRSSVLYVAAPVTDQGRVIGVLTVAKPVATVQAFIDRAERKILVSGFWLLGLSAAVGVAVTLWVVHSIRQLRRYANAMEAGKKLPLPRMQGELGELAQAMQAMRQRVEGRDYIEAYVRALTHELKSPLAAIRGAGELLQDPLPEADRQEFTADILAQTQRLQSLVDRLLELSRLEQRQELHQPQNLVLADFLASFVALALTERAALAIDLVASKSQEVVRIEPALLSLALANLLDNAAAFAPPGGRTTLAAVGRSIVVQDDGPGVPDYALPKLGQKFFSTVRPDGHTKGSGLGLAIVAQTMALHGGTLHIANTHPGLRVTLQFP; this is encoded by the coding sequence GTGCATCTGGGCATCCGCATCCTGTTCGGCTTTTTCCTGATCACCGGGCTGGCGGGGTTCTTTGTGCTGCGGATTTTCGTGGCCGAGGTCAAGCCCAGCGTGCGCGAGGTGATGGAAGACATGATGGTGGACACCGCCAACATCCTGGCCGAGCTGGCCGCCGACGACCTGCGCGCCGGACGCATGGCCCAGGGACAATTTGCCACCCAGGTGGCGGCCTACGCCCGGCGGCCCATCGATGCGCGCATCTGGGGGCTGGACAAGCAGTCGCTGGACTTCCGCGTCTACGTCACCGATGCCAAGGGCCTGGTGGTGTTTGATTCGGCCCACGCCGCCCTGGGGCAGGACTATTCGCAATGGCGCGACGTGGCCCGCACCCTGCGCGGCGAGTACGGCGCCCGCGCCACCCGCGAGGTGCAGCGCGACGACCGCAGCTCGGTGCTGTACGTGGCCGCGCCAGTCACCGACCAGGGCCGCGTGATCGGCGTGCTGACGGTGGCCAAACCGGTGGCCACCGTGCAGGCCTTCATCGACCGGGCCGAGCGCAAGATCCTGGTCAGCGGATTTTGGCTGCTGGGCCTGTCGGCCGCGGTGGGGGTGGCGGTGACGCTGTGGGTGGTGCACAGCATCCGCCAGCTGCGCCGCTACGCCAACGCCATGGAGGCGGGCAAAAAGCTGCCGCTGCCGCGCATGCAAGGCGAGCTGGGCGAGCTGGCCCAGGCCATGCAGGCCATGCGCCAGCGCGTCGAGGGGCGCGACTACATCGAAGCCTATGTGCGCGCCCTGACGCACGAGCTCAAAAGCCCGCTGGCCGCCATCCGCGGTGCGGGTGAGCTGCTGCAAGACCCGCTGCCCGAGGCTGACCGGCAAGAATTCACCGCCGACATCCTGGCGCAAACCCAGCGCCTGCAGTCGCTGGTCGACCGCCTGCTGGAACTCAGCCGGTTGGAGCAGCGCCAGGAACTGCACCAGCCACAGAACCTGGTGTTGGCTGATTTTTTGGCATCTTTTGTGGCCCTGGCGCTTACAGAAAGGGCGGCACTAGCTATTGACTTGGTAGCAAGCAAAAGCCAGGAGGTGGTGCGCATCGAACCCGCCCTGCTGTCCCTGGCGCTGGCCAACCTGCTGGACAACGCTGCGGCCTTCGCGCCACCCGGGGGACGCACCACCCTGGCCGCCGTGGGCCGCAGCATCGTGGTGCAGGACGACGGCCCCGGCGTGCCCGACTATGCCCTGCCTAAGCTGGGGCAAAAGTTCTTCTCCACCGTGCGCCCGGATGGCCACACCAAAGGCTCCGGCCTGGGCCTGGCCATCGTGGCGCAGACCATGGCGCTGCACGGCGGCACGCTGCACATCGCCAACACCCACCCCGGCCTGCGGGTGACGCTGCAGTTTCCGTAG
- the creB gene encoding two-component system response regulator CreB has protein sequence MPPPHILLLEDDPAIAKTVVYALERAGLRVTHCLLVADALRQLAKAAPEVLVLDIGLPDGSGLDVCRHVRATPALQHLPVLVLSAHGEEIDRVVGLELGADDYVTKPFSPRELVARVRGLLRRAAAPAVAAPPPTGFTLDTDSQHATWQGQPLALTRRELGLLAELLRQPGRVRSRDTLLAAVWGHDSDSADRTVDTHIKTLRAKLQQITPERDPICTHRGMGYSISAQS, from the coding sequence ATGCCCCCACCCCACATCCTCCTGCTAGAAGACGACCCGGCCATCGCCAAAACCGTGGTCTACGCCCTGGAGCGCGCGGGGCTGCGGGTGACGCATTGCCTGCTGGTGGCGGATGCGCTGCGGCAACTGGCCAAGGCAGCGCCGGAGGTCTTGGTGCTGGACATCGGCCTGCCCGACGGCTCGGGGCTGGACGTGTGCCGCCATGTGCGTGCCACCCCGGCGCTGCAGCACCTGCCGGTGTTGGTGCTGAGCGCGCACGGCGAAGAGATCGACCGCGTGGTCGGGCTGGAGCTGGGGGCGGATGACTATGTGACCAAACCGTTCAGCCCCCGCGAGCTGGTGGCGCGGGTGCGCGGGCTGCTGCGCCGCGCCGCAGCTCCGGCGGTGGCAGCGCCACCACCCACCGGCTTCACGCTGGACACCGACAGCCAGCATGCCACCTGGCAGGGGCAGCCGCTGGCGCTGACGCGGCGCGAACTGGGCCTGTTGGCCGAGCTGCTGCGCCAGCCGGGCCGGGTACGCAGCCGCGATACCTTGCTGGCCGCCGTGTGGGGCCATGACTCGGACAGCGCCGACCGCACCGTGGACACGCACATCAAAACCCTGCGCGCCAAGCTGCAGCAGATCACCCCCGAGCGCGACCCCATCTGCACACACCGGGGCATGGGCTACTCCATCTCGGCCCAAAGCTAG